The Triticum aestivum cultivar Chinese Spring chromosome 3A, IWGSC CS RefSeq v2.1, whole genome shotgun sequence genome includes a region encoding these proteins:
- the LOC123057401 gene encoding subtilisin-like protease SBT3.9 — MAKGFFSSSSSRAHHRVAWVLLCLCMMLCRVHGGSSSRKVYIVYLGDVKHGHPDHVVASHHDMLTTLLGSKEESMASVVYNYKHGFSGFAAMLTPEQAERLAEFPEVISVEPSRRHKASTTRSWDFLGLNYQMSGSAVPHGTNYGEDVIIGVIDSGIWPESRSFSDQGYPPIPSRWKGMCQLGPDWDKNNCSRKIIGARFYSAGLPDEVLKTDSLSPRDYGGHGTHCASTAAGSAVQAASFNGLAKGVARGGAPHARIAVYKTLWGAQGIGYTSDFLAAIDDAIHDGVDVLSLSVGFPDENSFGALHAVQKGITVVYAAGNDGPRPQTLENTSPWVITVAASKVDRSFPTAITLGNNQHILGQSLNYHVVNSSAGSSRFTGLVSDECTIASLNATAKDVKGKILLCSPLPDDPLAIAPGITFNNALQYVRNGGGSGLIFAQYTTDLLGVCQGIACVIVDLDTGKKIKKYILGTSSPMAKIELARTVIGKEISAPKVASFSSRGPSPDYPEIIKPDIAAPGANILAAVGNSYVFMSGTSMATPHVAGIVALLKAQHPDWSPAAIKSAIITSAHVTDERGMPILAEGLPRKIADPFDYGGGNINPGGAADPGLVYDIDPRDYNKFFGCTIIRRANVSCDATTLPAYHLNLPSIAIPELRHPITVWRTVTNVGEVNSVYHAEVQSPAGVKMEIEPPVLVFNAMNKVHTFKVKFSPMWKLQGDYTFGSITWHKEQKAVRIPVAARITIQDFYADVA, encoded by the exons ATGGCAAAGGggttcttctcttcttcctcctcgcgcgcCCATCACCGTGTAGCATGGGTGCTGCTTTGCCTTTGCATGATGCTATGCAGAGTGCACGGAGGATCATCATCTCGCAAG GTCTACATAGTTTACCTAGGCGACGTGAAGCATGGGCACCCGGACCACGTCGTGGCTTCGCACCATGACATGCTCACCACTCTTCTCGGAAGCAAGGAGGAATCTATGGCCTCCGTGGTGTACAACTACAAGCACGGCTTCTCAGGCTTCGCCGCCATGCTTACGCCGGAGCAAGCAGAGCGACTTGCAG AGTTTCCGGAGGTAATCAGCGTCGAACCAAGCAGAAGGCACAAGGCGAGCACCACGCGGAGCTGGGACTTTCTTGGGCTCAACTACCAGATGTCTGGCAGTGCGGTTCCCCATGGAACCAACTACGGAGAGGATGTGATCATCGGAGTGATTGACAGCG GGATCTGGCCGGAGTCACGAAGCTTTAGCGACCAAGGGTACCCACCGATACCGTCAAGGTGGAAAGGGATGTGCCAACTAGGGCCAGACTGGGACAAGAACAACTGCAGCCGCAAGATTATCGGCGCACGGTTCTACAGCGCAGGACTTCCCGACGAGGTCCTCAAGACGGACTCGCTCTCACCTCGTGACTATGGCGGGCACGGCACGCATTGTGCATCCACCGCGGCGGGCTCGGCCGTGCAGGCGGCCAGCTTCAACGGCCTCGCCAAGGGGGTTGCACGGGGAGGCGCACCACACGCTCGCATAGCGGTCTACAAGACCTTATGGGGCGCCCAAGGCATTGGCTATACGTCGGACTTTCTTGCTGCCATCGATGATGCAATCCACGATGGTGTGGACGTGCTATCGTTGTCCGTCGGATTCCCGGACGAGAACTCGTTCGGCGCCCTGCATGCGGTTCAGAAGGGGATCACCGTGGTGTACGCGGCCGGGAACGACGGACCTAGGCCGCAGACCCTTGAGAACACTTCACCGTGGGTCATCACCGTGGCAGCGAGCAAGGTTGATCGGTCATTTCCGACGGCGATCACACTAGGAAACAACCAGCATATACTG GGTCAGTCCCTCAACTACCACGTGGTGAACTCATCGGCCGGGAGCAGCCGTTTCACAGGCCTTGTGTCAGACGA ATGTACCATAGCATCTCTTAATGCCACTGCCAAGGACGTGAAAGGGAAAATCCTGCTCTGTTCTCCCTTGCCAGATGATCCATTGGCGATCGCCCCAGGGATCACTTTCAACAACGCGTTACAATATGTCCGGAATGGCGGGGGATCTGGACTTATTTTCGCTCAATATACAACAGACCTTTTAGGTGTTTGCCAAGGCATAGCCTGCGTCATCGTGGACCTTGACACTGGTAAGAAgatcaaaaaatacatccttggcaCAAG CTCTCCCATGGCAAAGATCGAACTGGCACGCACCGTTATCGGGAAAGAGATATCCGCACCAAAAGTGGCCTCCTTCTCCTCTAGAGGTCCATCACCTGATTACCCCGAAATTATCAAG CCTGACATAGCTGCACCGGGAGCCAACATCTTGGCAGCAGTGGGAAATTCCTACGTATTTATGTCTGGAACGTCAATGGCAACCCCACACGTAGCTGGCATCGTCGCACTGTTGAAAGCTCAGCACCCAGATTGGTCTCCTGCGGCGATTAAATCAGCCATCATAACCTCCG CCCATGTAACCGACGAGCGTGGCATGCCGATACTGGCAGAAGGGCTGCCTCGAAAAATCGCTGACCCATTCGACTACGGCGGCGGGAACATCAATCCTGGCGGCGCGGCCGATCCCGGTCTGGTCTATGACATCGATCCCCGCGACTACAACAAATTCTTCGGGTGCACCATCATCAGGAGGGCAAACGTGAGTTGTGATGCGACAACGTTACCGGCATATCACCTGAACCTGCCCTCCATCGCGATCCCTGAGCTGAGGCATCCAATCACCGTGTGGAGGACAGTGACAAACGTCGGCGAGGTCAACTCCGTGTACCACGCAGAAGTCCAAAGCCCAGCTGGAGTCAAGATGGAGATTGAGCCGCCGGTGCTCGTGTTCAACGCCATGAACAAAGTTCATACGTTTAAGGTGAAATTCTCGCCTATGTGGAAGCTGCAAGGGGACTACACCTTCGGCAGCATTACGTGGCATAAGGAACAGAAGGCTGTGAGGATTCCTGTTGCAGCCCGAATTACAATTCAGGACTTTTATGCAGATGTTGCATAA